In Glycine max cultivar Williams 82 chromosome 7, Glycine_max_v4.0, whole genome shotgun sequence, a single window of DNA contains:
- the LOC100791871 gene encoding GDSL esterase/lipase At4g16230, with product MGIHLNRVINNVGIVLRFFVVLVLFFSISTSDDLPATFVFGDSLVDVGNNNYLVSLSKANYLPNGIDFGRPTGRFTNGRTIVDIVGQELGTGFTPPYLAPSTIGPVVLKGVNYASGGGGILNFTGKVFGGRLNFDAQIDNFANTRQDIISHIGAPAALNLLKRALLTVTIGSNDFINNYLAPALTFSERKSASPEIFVTTMISKLRVQLTRLFNLGARKFVVANVGPIGCIPSQRDANPGAGDSCVAFPNQLAQLFNSQLKGIIIDLNSNLEGAVFVYADVYQILEDILQNYLALGFDNAVSACCHVAGRFGGLIPCGPTSRLCWDRSKYVFWDPYHPSDAANVIIAKRLLDGGSNYIWPKNIRQLFQS from the exons ATGGGTATCCATTTGAACAGGGTCATCAATAATGTTGGGATTGTGCTTCGATTTTTCGTAGTCTTGGTCCTGTTTTTTAGCATTTCAACTTCAGACGATCTCCCTGCAACTTTTGTATTCGGAGATTCCCTTGTTGACGTGGGAAACAATAATTACCTTGTTTCCCTCTCAAAGGCTAATTATCTACCCAATGGCATTGATTTTGGAAGACCAACGGGAAGGTTCACTAATGGAAGAACCATCGTGGACATAGTTG GTCAGGAATTGGGTACCGGTTTCACCCCACCTTACTTGGCACCCTCCACAATTGGACCAGTAGTTCTGAAGGGTGTAAACTATGCTTCTGGTGGAGGTGGAATTCTCAATTTCACTGGAAAAGTCTTT GGTGGTCGACTGAACTTCGACGCACAGATAGATAATTTTGCAAATACCAGGCAAGACATCATATCCCACATTGGAGCTCCTGCGGCTCTTAATCTACTCAAGAGGGCATTGCTCACCGTGACAATAGGCTCAAATGATTTCATAAATAACTACTTAGCACCAGCACTCACATTTTCCGAGCGGAAATCAGCGTCTCCAGAAATCTTTGTGACCACCATGATATCAAAACTCAGAGTTCAGCTCACT AGGTTATTCAATCTGGGAGCTAGAAAATTTGTTGTGGCAAATGTGGGGCCTATTGGGTGTATACCAAGCCAGAGGGATGCAAACCCAGGTGCAGGAGATAGCTGTGTTGCTTTCCCCAATCAGCTAGCACAGTTATTTAATTCCCAGTTAAAGGGCATTATTATAGATCTCAACTCAAATTTGGAGGGTGCAGTGTTTGTTTATGCAGATGTCTACCAAATTTTAGAAGACATTCTCCAGAATTATTTAGCACTTG GTTTTGATAATGCAGTTTCTGCTTGCTGTCACGTGGCTGGGCGCTTTGGAGGTCTGATCCCCTGTGGTCCTACATCGAGACTTTGCTGGGACCGATCTAAGTATGTTTTTTGGGACCCTTACCATCCTTCTGATGCTGCAAACGTTATCATCGCTAAGCGTCTCTTAGATGGTGGTTCCAATTATATTTGGCCAAAGAACATTCGCCAACTCTTTCAATCTTAA
- the LOC100170725 gene encoding peroxisomal enoyl-CoA hydratase/isomerase family protein gives MLISRSVQDRFGSNMDGKSPEKLILVNREPNGVALVTINRPGSLNSLTRPMMVDLAQAFKRLDRDELVRVIILTGSGRSFCSGVDLTAAEDVFKGDVKDPESDPVVQMELCRKPIIGAIRGFAVTAGFEIALACDILVAAKGSKFMDTHARFGIFPSWGLSQKLSRVIGANKAREVSLSATPLTAEVAEKLGFVNHVVEEGELLKKSREIADAIVKNNQDLVLRYKAVINDGLKLDLGHALSLEKERAHNYYNGMTKEQFKKMQEFIAGRSSKKQSKL, from the exons ATGCTTATCTCTCGAAGCGTGCAAGATCGATTCGGGTCGAACATGGATGGGAAATCGCCGGAGAAACTAATACTGGTGAACCGCGAGCCAAACGGCGTCGCACTGGTGACGATTAACCGTCCCGGTTCCCTTAACTCGCTGACCCGGCCCATGATGGTGGACCTGGCCCAGGCTTTCAAGAGGCTCGACCGGGACGAGTTGGTGCGGGTCATTATATTAACCGGGTCGGGCCGGTCATTCTGTTCGGGCGTGGATCTCACGGCCGCTGAGGACGTGTTCAAGGGCGATGTGAAGGACCCGGAGAGCGATCCGGTGGTGCAAATGGAGCTCTGCCGCAAGCCAATTATCGGAGCCATCAGAGGATTCGCCGTCACTGCTGGCTTCGAAATTGCCCTCGCCTGTGACATCTTGGTTGCTGCCAAGGGATCTAAGTTCATGGATACTCATGCTAG GTTTGGGATATTTCCTTCGTGGGGTTTGTCTCAGAAGCTTTCGCGCGTCATAGGGGCCAATAAAGCCCGCGAGGTATCTCTCTCAGCCACACCTTTGACTGCAGAGGTAGCTGAGAAGTTGGGTTTCGTGAACCATGTTGTTGAAGAGGGTGAATTGTTGAAGAAAAGCAGGGAAATTGCGGATGCCATTGTGAAAAATAACCAAGACTTGGTGTTGAGGTACAAGGCGGTCATCAATGATGGCCTCAAGCTGGATCTTGGCCATGCACTTTCCCTTGAAAAG GAGAGGGctcataattattataatggaATGACGAAGGAGCAATTCAAGAAGATGCAGGAATTCATAGCTGGTCGAAGTTCCAAGAAACAGTCCAAATTGTAG